In the Syngnathus scovelli strain Florida chromosome 16, RoL_Ssco_1.2, whole genome shotgun sequence genome, one interval contains:
- the hmox2b gene encoding heme oxygenase 2 isoform X1, whose product MRSGRLVQVTGVKGRQPSDKMAATPETVSNGGGPMHKEKDDTLRPDDLSEMLAAGTKEVHEKAENTQFVKDFLRGRIRKELFKLGAVALYYTYTAMEEEIEMNKEHPHFAPLYFPAELHRHEALARDLEYFYGPQWKSEISCSPATQRYVERIHRVGQEDPALLVAHAYTRYMGDLSGGQVLKKVAQRALKLPPTGEGLEFYQFDAIDNAKAFKQLYRSRMNELELDVDTKKSLVDEAVKAFQFNMEVFEELEEIGKTFQEEVSEAGMPVHGDTGGDISKCPYYAAKMAATGGTAYAYQLAMAILRHPTGQVLIAAWFAALAGVAAWYLM is encoded by the exons ATGCGCAGTGGACGTCTAGTTCAAGTGACTGGAGTGAAG GGGCGGCAACCATCAGACAAGATGGCCGCAACGCCAGAGACTGTGTCCAACGGAGGAGGGCCCATGCACAAGGAGAAAGACGACACCCTCAG GCCCGATGATTTATCAGAGATGCTGGCTGCTGGTACCAAAGAAGTCCATGAAAAGGCAGAGAACACACAATTCGTGAAGGATTTCCTGAGGGGTAGAATCCGCAAAGAGCTCTTCAAG CTGGGCGCCGTAGCTCTCTACTACACCTACACAGCCATGGAGGAGGAAATCGAGATGAACAAAGAGCACCCCCATTTCGCCCCACTGTATTTCCCGGCCGAGCTGCACCGCCACGAGGCTCTGGCCCGCGACCTGGAATACTTTTACGGCCCTCAATGGAAGAGCGAGATCAGCTGCTCCCCGGCCACACAACGCTACGTGGAGCGCATCCACCGAGTGGGCCAGGAGGACCCGGCGCTCCTGGTGGCCCATGCCTACACCCGCTACATGGGCGACCTGTCCGGGGGCCAGGTGCTGAAGAAGGTGGCGCAGAGAGCCTTGAAGCTCCCTCCCACGGGAGAGGGCCTGGAGTTCTACCAGTTTGACGCCATCGACAACGCCAAGGCCTTCAAGCAGCTTTACCGTAGCCGCATGAACGAGCTGGAACTGGACGTTGACACCAAGAAGAGCCTGGTGGACGAGGCTGTCAAGGCCTTCCAGTTCAACATGGAG GTTTTCGAGGAGCTGGAGGAAATCGGGAAAACCTTCCAAGAGGAAGTCTCCGAAGCAGGAATGCCCGTTCATGGAGATACGGGAGGTGACATCAGCAAATGTCCCTACTATGCTGCCAAAATGG CGGCAACAGGTGGGACGGCGTACGCTTATCAACTGGCCATGGCCATCCTGCGGCACCCCACAGGGCAAGTCCTCATCGCCGCGTGGTTCGCTGCTTTAGCCGGCGTGGCTGCCTGGTATCTGATGTGA
- the hmox2b gene encoding heme oxygenase 2 isoform X2, with amino-acid sequence MAATPETVSNGGGPMHKEKDDTLRPDDLSEMLAAGTKEVHEKAENTQFVKDFLRGRIRKELFKLGAVALYYTYTAMEEEIEMNKEHPHFAPLYFPAELHRHEALARDLEYFYGPQWKSEISCSPATQRYVERIHRVGQEDPALLVAHAYTRYMGDLSGGQVLKKVAQRALKLPPTGEGLEFYQFDAIDNAKAFKQLYRSRMNELELDVDTKKSLVDEAVKAFQFNMEVFEELEEIGKTFQEEVSEAGMPVHGDTGGDISKCPYYAAKMAATGGTAYAYQLAMAILRHPTGQVLIAAWFAALAGVAAWYLM; translated from the exons ATGGCCGCAACGCCAGAGACTGTGTCCAACGGAGGAGGGCCCATGCACAAGGAGAAAGACGACACCCTCAG GCCCGATGATTTATCAGAGATGCTGGCTGCTGGTACCAAAGAAGTCCATGAAAAGGCAGAGAACACACAATTCGTGAAGGATTTCCTGAGGGGTAGAATCCGCAAAGAGCTCTTCAAG CTGGGCGCCGTAGCTCTCTACTACACCTACACAGCCATGGAGGAGGAAATCGAGATGAACAAAGAGCACCCCCATTTCGCCCCACTGTATTTCCCGGCCGAGCTGCACCGCCACGAGGCTCTGGCCCGCGACCTGGAATACTTTTACGGCCCTCAATGGAAGAGCGAGATCAGCTGCTCCCCGGCCACACAACGCTACGTGGAGCGCATCCACCGAGTGGGCCAGGAGGACCCGGCGCTCCTGGTGGCCCATGCCTACACCCGCTACATGGGCGACCTGTCCGGGGGCCAGGTGCTGAAGAAGGTGGCGCAGAGAGCCTTGAAGCTCCCTCCCACGGGAGAGGGCCTGGAGTTCTACCAGTTTGACGCCATCGACAACGCCAAGGCCTTCAAGCAGCTTTACCGTAGCCGCATGAACGAGCTGGAACTGGACGTTGACACCAAGAAGAGCCTGGTGGACGAGGCTGTCAAGGCCTTCCAGTTCAACATGGAG GTTTTCGAGGAGCTGGAGGAAATCGGGAAAACCTTCCAAGAGGAAGTCTCCGAAGCAGGAATGCCCGTTCATGGAGATACGGGAGGTGACATCAGCAAATGTCCCTACTATGCTGCCAAAATGG CGGCAACAGGTGGGACGGCGTACGCTTATCAACTGGCCATGGCCATCCTGCGGCACCCCACAGGGCAAGTCCTCATCGCCGCGTGGTTCGCTGCTTTAGCCGGCGTGGCTGCCTGGTATCTGATGTGA
- the dnaja3a gene encoding dnaJ heat shock protein family (Hsp40) member A3a isoform X1, with product MMASSAARCSSRWLTLIVSSGHHRHLRVTGAIVTASRGSLRGVCTFGTGTLWTGGSKACGAVGKGLTLRGLPGFKAAQCGFHTSTSANNKQDFYQVLGVPRTATQKEIKKAYYQMAKKYHPDTNKDDPKAKEKFAQLAEAYEVLSDEGKRKQYDTYGQAGFNAGQAGGGQQYWSGQTQNVNAEELFRKIFGEYSGGRGFGDFDAIFEQPQEYFMELTFTQAAKGVNKEMTVNTEATCQRCDGKGHEPGSKVQHCHSCNGSGTETVNTGPFVMRSTCRRCGGKGSVISNPCHTCRGTGQTKQRKTVTVPVPAGVEDGQTVRMPVGKKEIFITFRVQKSPMFRRDGADIHSDLYVSVAQAILGGTAKTQGLYETLNLAIPAGVQTDHRIHLAGKGIARISGYGFGDHYVHIKVRVPKMLTDRQRALLLSYAEDEADVEGTVNGVTATTTGGGSSGKQFEERLDTKGGQLKQEEGFFARLKKLISSS from the exons ATGATGGCGTCTTCTGCTGCCCGCTGTTCCTCACGCTGGTTAACTCTCATCGTGTCGTCTGGGCACCACCGGCACCTCCGTGTGACGGGCGCTATTGTCACTGCTTCTCGTGGCTCGCTCCGGGGCGTCTGCACGTTTGGAACCGGGACGCTTTGGACCGGTGGGAGTAAGGCATGTGGCGCTGTTGGGAAAGGATTGACATTGAGAGGGCTACCAG GATTCAAAGCAGCTCAATGCGGATTTCATACAAGCACTTCAGCCAACAATAAGCAGGACTTCTACCAGGTCCTTGGGGTACCTCGCACAGCAACCCAGAAGGAGATTAAGAAGGCCTACTATCAG ATGGCCAAAAAGTACCACCCGGACACCAATAAAGATGACCCAAAAGCCAAGGAGAAATTTGCTCAGCTGGCTGAAGCTTATGAG GTCCTCAGCGATGAAGGAAAGAGGAAGCAGTACGACACGTATGGCCAAGCGGGCTTCAACGCCGGACAGGCAGGCGGCGGGCAGCAGTACTGGTCCGGGCAGACGCAAAACGTGAACGCTGAGGAGCTTTTCCGCAAGATCTTTGGGGAATACTCCGGAGGACGCGGATTTGGAGACTTTGATGCCATTTTTGAGCAGCCGCAGGAG TACTTCATGGAGCTGACGTTCACTCAGGCAGCCAAGGGAGTCAACAAGGAGATGACAGTCAACACTGAAGCCACCTGCCAGCGCTGTGACGGGAAGGGCCACGAGCCTGGCTCCAAGGTCCAGCACTGTCACTCCTGCAATGGCTCCGGCACG GAAACGGTGAACACGGGACCGTTTGTGATGCGCTCTACTTGTCGACGCTGCGGCGGCAAGGGATCGGTCATTTCCAACCCATGTCACACCTGCCGCGGGACTGGACAGACCAAGCAGAGGAAAACTGTCACGGTTCCTGTGCCCGCTG gAGTGGAGGATGGCCAGACTGTGCGAATGCCTGTTGGAAAGAAGGAGATTTTCATCACGTTTAGG GTCCAAAAGAGCCCAATGTTCAGACGGGATGGCGCCGACATCCACTCGGACCTTTACGTCTCTGTGGCGCAAGCAATCCTGGGTGGCACAGCCAAGACGCAAGGCCTTTACGAAACGCTCAATTTAGCG ATCCCAGCAGGCGTCCAGACAGACCATAGAATCCACCTGGCAGGGAAAGGAATCGCCCGCATCAGCGGCTACGGATTTGGAGACCACTATGTCCATATCAAAGTTAGAGTACCCAA GATGCTGACGGACCGGCAGAGAGCTCTACTCCTGAGCTACGCTGAGGACGAGGCGGATGTAGAAGGAACGGTTAACGGCGTCACAGCAACCACCACAG GAGGGGGCAGCAGTGGTAAGCAATTTGAGGAAAGGCTTGACACAAAAGGAGGCCAGTTGAAACAAGAGGAGGGCTTTTTCGCCAGACTCAAGAAATTGATTAGTTCCTCCTGA
- the dnaja3a gene encoding dnaJ heat shock protein family (Hsp40) member A3a isoform X2: MMASSAARCSSRWLTLIVSSGHHRHLRVTGAIVTASRGSLRGVCTFGTGTLWTGGSKACGAVGKGLTLRGLPGFKAAQCGFHTSTSANNKQDFYQVLGVPRTATQKEIKKAYYQMAKKYHPDTNKDDPKAKEKFAQLAEAYEVLSDEGKRKQYDTYGQAGFNAGQAGGGQQYWSGQTQNVNAEELFRKIFGEYSGGRGFGDFDAIFEQPQEYFMELTFTQAAKGVNKEMTVNTEATCQRCDGKGHEPGSKVQHCHSCNGSGTETVNTGPFVMRSTCRRCGGKGSVISNPCHTCRGTGQTKQRKTVTVPVPAGVEDGQTVRMPVGKKEIFITFRVQKSPMFRRDGADIHSDLYVSVAQAILGGTAKTQGLYETLNLAIPAGVQTDHRIHLAGKGIARISGYGFGDHYVHIKVRVPKMLTDRQRALLLSYAEDEADVEGTVNGVTATTTGGGSSGKQFEERLDTKGGQLKQEEGFFARLKKLISSS, from the exons ATGATGGCGTCTTCTGCTGCCCGCTGTTCCTCACGCTGGTTAACTCTCATCGTGTCGTCTGGGCACCACCGGCACCTCCGTGTGACGGGCGCTATTGTCACTGCTTCTCGTGGCTCGCTCCGGGGCGTCTGCACGTTTGGAACCGGGACGCTTTGGACCGGTGGGAGTAAGGCATGTGGCGCTGTTGGGAAAGGATTGACATTGAGAGGG CTCCCAGGATTCAAAGCAGCTCAATGCGGATTTCATACAAGCACTTCAGCCAACAATAAGCAGGACTTCTACCAGGTCCTTGGGGTACCTCGCACAGCAACCCAGAAGGAGATTAAGAAGGCCTACTATCAG ATGGCCAAAAAGTACCACCCGGACACCAATAAAGATGACCCAAAAGCCAAGGAGAAATTTGCTCAGCTGGCTGAAGCTTATGAG GTCCTCAGCGATGAAGGAAAGAGGAAGCAGTACGACACGTATGGCCAAGCGGGCTTCAACGCCGGACAGGCAGGCGGCGGGCAGCAGTACTGGTCCGGGCAGACGCAAAACGTGAACGCTGAGGAGCTTTTCCGCAAGATCTTTGGGGAATACTCCGGAGGACGCGGATTTGGAGACTTTGATGCCATTTTTGAGCAGCCGCAGGAG TACTTCATGGAGCTGACGTTCACTCAGGCAGCCAAGGGAGTCAACAAGGAGATGACAGTCAACACTGAAGCCACCTGCCAGCGCTGTGACGGGAAGGGCCACGAGCCTGGCTCCAAGGTCCAGCACTGTCACTCCTGCAATGGCTCCGGCACG GAAACGGTGAACACGGGACCGTTTGTGATGCGCTCTACTTGTCGACGCTGCGGCGGCAAGGGATCGGTCATTTCCAACCCATGTCACACCTGCCGCGGGACTGGACAGACCAAGCAGAGGAAAACTGTCACGGTTCCTGTGCCCGCTG gAGTGGAGGATGGCCAGACTGTGCGAATGCCTGTTGGAAAGAAGGAGATTTTCATCACGTTTAGG GTCCAAAAGAGCCCAATGTTCAGACGGGATGGCGCCGACATCCACTCGGACCTTTACGTCTCTGTGGCGCAAGCAATCCTGGGTGGCACAGCCAAGACGCAAGGCCTTTACGAAACGCTCAATTTAGCG ATCCCAGCAGGCGTCCAGACAGACCATAGAATCCACCTGGCAGGGAAAGGAATCGCCCGCATCAGCGGCTACGGATTTGGAGACCACTATGTCCATATCAAAGTTAGAGTACCCAA GATGCTGACGGACCGGCAGAGAGCTCTACTCCTGAGCTACGCTGAGGACGAGGCGGATGTAGAAGGAACGGTTAACGGCGTCACAGCAACCACCACAG GAGGGGGCAGCAGTGGTAAGCAATTTGAGGAAAGGCTTGACACAAAAGGAGGCCAGTTGAAACAAGAGGAGGGCTTTTTCGCCAGACTCAAGAAATTGATTAGTTCCTCCTGA
- the LOC125983865 gene encoding tubulin epsilon and delta complex protein 2, giving the protein MSLLTSVETAIKSCKDEQARVNGRIQLYKDLLHSLTAPEEPEPTNDALTDPTISFPEEIQEMMLLEKALEKALCVRTGKRLTSEDHKGNKPTQFRNDFAAIPKKATLKTFGNPTNSKTTLKSTTTDKKAPQKSGASSSSSTTCGPGRCKNTTRKNGTRLKTIQHHAVKSSQQNAPVSITGANIAASGEHRTNVSAATSSHDKGDMGDGSLPQPRRQSKQKEEWIYLRHKQNRMWDKVMAAQRKPAAGRSRFMERMRATFPKDWPSGSPEQIESLVDRLTHRVAELDQQCQTMNLLDQQTSEQSAEAGMKENCRSCLTPETLQTTATELRNVAERAKQAWEAWDRCKPDAVCLHAGEPVQDEAITSRLPVTVTYASEAELRQLEAIRMRVALLQQEVHLQQALVDALSPQLASIIPSCTNRSVLRDLYSLLGEGGQRFPAIVLDSEPE; this is encoded by the exons ATGTCGCTGCTTACCTCTGTCGAGACAGCCATCAAGTCGTGCAAAGACGAACAGGCGAGGGTAAATGGTCGCATTCAGTTATACAAAGACCTTCTACATAGCCT GACTGCTCCAGAAGAACCAGAACCGACTAATGATGCTCTGACCG aCCCAACCATATCATTTCCAGAGGAGATCCAAGAAATGATGCTGCTTGAGAAAGCATTAGAAAAAGCTCTTTGCGTGCGCACTGGCAAAAGGCTTACCAGTGAAGACCACAAGGGAAACAAACCCACTCAGTTTCGAAATGACTTTGCTGCCATACCTAAAAAGGCGACTTTAAAGACCTTTGGAAATCCGACAAACAGCAAAACAACCCTCAAGTCCACCACTACTGACAAAAAAGCGCCTCAAAAGTCCGGGGCATCATCGAGTTCCTCGACCACCTGTGGTCCCGGAAGGTGTAAAAATACCACGCGTAAAAATGGGACCCGTTTGAAAACCATCCAACATcacgctgtaaaaagttctcagcAGAATGCCCCAGTGAGCATCACCGGAGCTAATATCGCAGCAAGTGGTGAGCATCGGACCAACGTTTCAGCTGCTACGTCGTCACATGACAAAGGAGACATGGGAGATGGAAGTCTGCCTCAACCGAGAAG ACAAAGCAAGCAGAAGGAAGAGTGGATTTATTTGAGGCACAAGCAAAACAG AATGTGGGACAAAGTGATGGCCGCTCAAAGGAAACCTGCGGCTGGGAGGAGTCGCTTCATGGAGAGAATGAGAGCAACG TTTCCCAAGGACTGGCCGTCTGGAAGCCCAGAGCAGATCGAAAGTCTGGTCGACAGACTGACTCACCGGGTTGCTGAACTCGACCAGCAGTGCCAAACGATGAACCTTCTGGATCAGCAGACCTCAGAGCAAAGCGCGGAAGCGG GGATGAAAGAAAACTGCCGCTCCTGCCTCACGCCCGAGACACTGCAAACAACAGCAACGGAGCTTCGGAATGTTGCAGAGCGAGCGAAACaag CGTGGGAAGCGTGGGATCGATGTAAGCCGGACGCCGTTTGTCttcacgccggcgagccggtacAAGATGAGGCGATCACGAGCCGTCTTCCTGTGACCGTCACTTACGCCTCAGAGGCCGAGCTGCGACAGCTGGAGGCCATCAGGATGCGAGTGGCTCTGCTGCAGCAGGAGGTTCACCTGCAGCAG GCTCTAGTGGACGCTCTGTCCCCTCAACTGGCGTCCATCATCCCTTCGTGTACCAACCGCAGTGTGCTGAGAGACTTGTACTCCCTGTTAGGTGAAGGAGGTCAGCGTTTCCCTGCCATCGTCCTGGACTCCGAGCCTGAGTAA
- the dnaja3a gene encoding dnaJ heat shock protein family (Hsp40) member A3a isoform X3 has product MMASSAARCSSRWLTLIVSSGHHRHLRVTGAIVTASRGSLRGVCTFGTGTLWTGGSKACGAVGKGLTLRGLPAQCGFHTSTSANNKQDFYQVLGVPRTATQKEIKKAYYQMAKKYHPDTNKDDPKAKEKFAQLAEAYEVLSDEGKRKQYDTYGQAGFNAGQAGGGQQYWSGQTQNVNAEELFRKIFGEYSGGRGFGDFDAIFEQPQEYFMELTFTQAAKGVNKEMTVNTEATCQRCDGKGHEPGSKVQHCHSCNGSGTETVNTGPFVMRSTCRRCGGKGSVISNPCHTCRGTGQTKQRKTVTVPVPAGVEDGQTVRMPVGKKEIFITFRVQKSPMFRRDGADIHSDLYVSVAQAILGGTAKTQGLYETLNLAIPAGVQTDHRIHLAGKGIARISGYGFGDHYVHIKVRVPKMLTDRQRALLLSYAEDEADVEGTVNGVTATTTGGGSSGKQFEERLDTKGGQLKQEEGFFARLKKLISSS; this is encoded by the exons ATGATGGCGTCTTCTGCTGCCCGCTGTTCCTCACGCTGGTTAACTCTCATCGTGTCGTCTGGGCACCACCGGCACCTCCGTGTGACGGGCGCTATTGTCACTGCTTCTCGTGGCTCGCTCCGGGGCGTCTGCACGTTTGGAACCGGGACGCTTTGGACCGGTGGGAGTAAGGCATGTGGCGCTGTTGGGAAAGGATTGACATTGAGAGGGCTACCAG CTCAATGCGGATTTCATACAAGCACTTCAGCCAACAATAAGCAGGACTTCTACCAGGTCCTTGGGGTACCTCGCACAGCAACCCAGAAGGAGATTAAGAAGGCCTACTATCAG ATGGCCAAAAAGTACCACCCGGACACCAATAAAGATGACCCAAAAGCCAAGGAGAAATTTGCTCAGCTGGCTGAAGCTTATGAG GTCCTCAGCGATGAAGGAAAGAGGAAGCAGTACGACACGTATGGCCAAGCGGGCTTCAACGCCGGACAGGCAGGCGGCGGGCAGCAGTACTGGTCCGGGCAGACGCAAAACGTGAACGCTGAGGAGCTTTTCCGCAAGATCTTTGGGGAATACTCCGGAGGACGCGGATTTGGAGACTTTGATGCCATTTTTGAGCAGCCGCAGGAG TACTTCATGGAGCTGACGTTCACTCAGGCAGCCAAGGGAGTCAACAAGGAGATGACAGTCAACACTGAAGCCACCTGCCAGCGCTGTGACGGGAAGGGCCACGAGCCTGGCTCCAAGGTCCAGCACTGTCACTCCTGCAATGGCTCCGGCACG GAAACGGTGAACACGGGACCGTTTGTGATGCGCTCTACTTGTCGACGCTGCGGCGGCAAGGGATCGGTCATTTCCAACCCATGTCACACCTGCCGCGGGACTGGACAGACCAAGCAGAGGAAAACTGTCACGGTTCCTGTGCCCGCTG gAGTGGAGGATGGCCAGACTGTGCGAATGCCTGTTGGAAAGAAGGAGATTTTCATCACGTTTAGG GTCCAAAAGAGCCCAATGTTCAGACGGGATGGCGCCGACATCCACTCGGACCTTTACGTCTCTGTGGCGCAAGCAATCCTGGGTGGCACAGCCAAGACGCAAGGCCTTTACGAAACGCTCAATTTAGCG ATCCCAGCAGGCGTCCAGACAGACCATAGAATCCACCTGGCAGGGAAAGGAATCGCCCGCATCAGCGGCTACGGATTTGGAGACCACTATGTCCATATCAAAGTTAGAGTACCCAA GATGCTGACGGACCGGCAGAGAGCTCTACTCCTGAGCTACGCTGAGGACGAGGCGGATGTAGAAGGAACGGTTAACGGCGTCACAGCAACCACCACAG GAGGGGGCAGCAGTGGTAAGCAATTTGAGGAAAGGCTTGACACAAAAGGAGGCCAGTTGAAACAAGAGGAGGGCTTTTTCGCCAGACTCAAGAAATTGATTAGTTCCTCCTGA
- the dnaja3a gene encoding dnaJ heat shock protein family (Hsp40) member A3a isoform X4, with product MMASSAARCSSRWLTLIVSSGHHRHLRVTGAIVTASRGSLRGVCTFGTGTLWTGGSKACGAVGKGLTLRGLPGFKAAQCGFHTSTSANNKQDFYQVLGVPRTATQKEIKKAYYQMAKKYHPDTNKDDPKAKEKFAQLAEAYEVLSDEGKRKQYDTYGQAGFNAGQAGGGQQYWSGQTQNVNAEELFRKIFGEYSGGRGFGDFDAIFEQPQEYFMELTFTQAAKGVNKEMTVNTEATCQRCDGKGHEPGSKVQHCHSCNGSGTETVNTGPFVMRSTCRRCGGKGSVISNPCHTCRGTGQTKQRKTVTVPVPAGVEDGQTVRMPVGKKEIFITFRVQKSPMFRRDGADIHSDLYVSVAQAILGGTAKTQGLYETLNLAIPAGVQTDHRIHLAGKGIARISGYGFGDHYVHIKVRVPKMLTDRQRALLLSYAEDEADVEGTVNGVTATTTASTTLKDG from the exons ATGATGGCGTCTTCTGCTGCCCGCTGTTCCTCACGCTGGTTAACTCTCATCGTGTCGTCTGGGCACCACCGGCACCTCCGTGTGACGGGCGCTATTGTCACTGCTTCTCGTGGCTCGCTCCGGGGCGTCTGCACGTTTGGAACCGGGACGCTTTGGACCGGTGGGAGTAAGGCATGTGGCGCTGTTGGGAAAGGATTGACATTGAGAGGGCTACCAG GATTCAAAGCAGCTCAATGCGGATTTCATACAAGCACTTCAGCCAACAATAAGCAGGACTTCTACCAGGTCCTTGGGGTACCTCGCACAGCAACCCAGAAGGAGATTAAGAAGGCCTACTATCAG ATGGCCAAAAAGTACCACCCGGACACCAATAAAGATGACCCAAAAGCCAAGGAGAAATTTGCTCAGCTGGCTGAAGCTTATGAG GTCCTCAGCGATGAAGGAAAGAGGAAGCAGTACGACACGTATGGCCAAGCGGGCTTCAACGCCGGACAGGCAGGCGGCGGGCAGCAGTACTGGTCCGGGCAGACGCAAAACGTGAACGCTGAGGAGCTTTTCCGCAAGATCTTTGGGGAATACTCCGGAGGACGCGGATTTGGAGACTTTGATGCCATTTTTGAGCAGCCGCAGGAG TACTTCATGGAGCTGACGTTCACTCAGGCAGCCAAGGGAGTCAACAAGGAGATGACAGTCAACACTGAAGCCACCTGCCAGCGCTGTGACGGGAAGGGCCACGAGCCTGGCTCCAAGGTCCAGCACTGTCACTCCTGCAATGGCTCCGGCACG GAAACGGTGAACACGGGACCGTTTGTGATGCGCTCTACTTGTCGACGCTGCGGCGGCAAGGGATCGGTCATTTCCAACCCATGTCACACCTGCCGCGGGACTGGACAGACCAAGCAGAGGAAAACTGTCACGGTTCCTGTGCCCGCTG gAGTGGAGGATGGCCAGACTGTGCGAATGCCTGTTGGAAAGAAGGAGATTTTCATCACGTTTAGG GTCCAAAAGAGCCCAATGTTCAGACGGGATGGCGCCGACATCCACTCGGACCTTTACGTCTCTGTGGCGCAAGCAATCCTGGGTGGCACAGCCAAGACGCAAGGCCTTTACGAAACGCTCAATTTAGCG ATCCCAGCAGGCGTCCAGACAGACCATAGAATCCACCTGGCAGGGAAAGGAATCGCCCGCATCAGCGGCTACGGATTTGGAGACCACTATGTCCATATCAAAGTTAGAGTACCCAA GATGCTGACGGACCGGCAGAGAGCTCTACTCCTGAGCTACGCTGAGGACGAGGCGGATGTAGAAGGAACGGTTAACGGCGTCACAGCAACCACCACAG CCTCAACGACTCTAAAAGATGGCTAA
- the dnaja3a gene encoding dnaJ heat shock protein family (Hsp40) member A3a isoform X5, with product MMASSAARCSSRWLTLIVSSGHHRHLRVTGAIVTASRGSLRGVCTFGTGTLWTGGSKACGAVGKGLTLRGLPGFKAAQCGFHTSTSANNKQDFYQVLGVPRTATQKEIKKAYYQMAKKYHPDTNKDDPKAKEKFAQLAEAYEVLSDEGKRKQYDTYGQAGFNAGQAGGGQQYWSGQTQNVNAEELFRKIFGEYSGGRGFGDFDAIFEQPQEYFMELTFTQAAKGVNKEMTVNTEATCQRCDGKGHEPGSKVQHCHSCNGSGTETVNTGPFVMRSTCRRCGGKGSVISNPCHTCRGTGQTKQRKTVTVPVPAGVEDGQTVRMPVGKKEIFITFRVQKSPMFRRDGADIHSDLYVSVAQAILGGTAKTQGLYETLNLAIPAGVQTDHRIHLAGKGIARISGYGFGDHYVHIKVRVPKMLTDRQRALLLSYAEDEADVEGTVNGVTATTTGKRSSWS from the exons ATGATGGCGTCTTCTGCTGCCCGCTGTTCCTCACGCTGGTTAACTCTCATCGTGTCGTCTGGGCACCACCGGCACCTCCGTGTGACGGGCGCTATTGTCACTGCTTCTCGTGGCTCGCTCCGGGGCGTCTGCACGTTTGGAACCGGGACGCTTTGGACCGGTGGGAGTAAGGCATGTGGCGCTGTTGGGAAAGGATTGACATTGAGAGGGCTACCAG GATTCAAAGCAGCTCAATGCGGATTTCATACAAGCACTTCAGCCAACAATAAGCAGGACTTCTACCAGGTCCTTGGGGTACCTCGCACAGCAACCCAGAAGGAGATTAAGAAGGCCTACTATCAG ATGGCCAAAAAGTACCACCCGGACACCAATAAAGATGACCCAAAAGCCAAGGAGAAATTTGCTCAGCTGGCTGAAGCTTATGAG GTCCTCAGCGATGAAGGAAAGAGGAAGCAGTACGACACGTATGGCCAAGCGGGCTTCAACGCCGGACAGGCAGGCGGCGGGCAGCAGTACTGGTCCGGGCAGACGCAAAACGTGAACGCTGAGGAGCTTTTCCGCAAGATCTTTGGGGAATACTCCGGAGGACGCGGATTTGGAGACTTTGATGCCATTTTTGAGCAGCCGCAGGAG TACTTCATGGAGCTGACGTTCACTCAGGCAGCCAAGGGAGTCAACAAGGAGATGACAGTCAACACTGAAGCCACCTGCCAGCGCTGTGACGGGAAGGGCCACGAGCCTGGCTCCAAGGTCCAGCACTGTCACTCCTGCAATGGCTCCGGCACG GAAACGGTGAACACGGGACCGTTTGTGATGCGCTCTACTTGTCGACGCTGCGGCGGCAAGGGATCGGTCATTTCCAACCCATGTCACACCTGCCGCGGGACTGGACAGACCAAGCAGAGGAAAACTGTCACGGTTCCTGTGCCCGCTG gAGTGGAGGATGGCCAGACTGTGCGAATGCCTGTTGGAAAGAAGGAGATTTTCATCACGTTTAGG GTCCAAAAGAGCCCAATGTTCAGACGGGATGGCGCCGACATCCACTCGGACCTTTACGTCTCTGTGGCGCAAGCAATCCTGGGTGGCACAGCCAAGACGCAAGGCCTTTACGAAACGCTCAATTTAGCG ATCCCAGCAGGCGTCCAGACAGACCATAGAATCCACCTGGCAGGGAAAGGAATCGCCCGCATCAGCGGCTACGGATTTGGAGACCACTATGTCCATATCAAAGTTAGAGTACCCAA GATGCTGACGGACCGGCAGAGAGCTCTACTCCTGAGCTACGCTGAGGACGAGGCGGATGTAGAAGGAACGGTTAACGGCGTCACAGCAACCACCACAG GTAAGAGGTCTTCCTGGAGTTGA